One window of Flavobacteriales bacterium genomic DNA carries:
- a CDS encoding class II glutamine amidotransferase — protein MCRFLSYLGAPISMGELLYDPKDSIIKQSYAAREIEEPLNGDGFGVGWYHHDRTPHPAVFVSVTPAWNNRNLRYLAPKVTSHCIAAHVRAASVGDVAEANCHPFHCKDRLLMHNGGVEHFHRIKRDLCNLLSEVMYTWVKGQTDSEHLFALFLDHLSAHEKPTPDQVADAFEAMIADLKKLMATHAITEPAYLNMVYTDGRIAVGLRYVTDRSAALTMYYSEGKKYICTDNVCQMVRGTDKKEHAAMIVSEKLTDVADDFIEVPAHHFVLVDADLIVKVRAVVG, from the coding sequence ATGTGCCGCTTCCTATCCTATCTCGGTGCCCCCATCAGCATGGGCGAGCTCTTATATGACCCCAAAGATTCCATCATCAAGCAGAGTTATGCCGCGCGTGAGATCGAGGAACCCCTCAATGGCGACGGCTTCGGTGTGGGCTGGTACCACCACGACCGCACGCCCCACCCTGCTGTGTTCGTAAGCGTCACGCCCGCCTGGAACAACCGCAACCTGCGCTACCTCGCCCCGAAAGTGACCTCGCACTGCATTGCCGCCCATGTGCGCGCCGCCAGCGTGGGCGACGTGGCCGAGGCCAACTGCCATCCCTTCCACTGCAAGGACCGCCTGCTGATGCACAACGGTGGCGTAGAGCATTTTCATCGGATCAAGCGCGACCTCTGCAACCTGCTTTCCGAGGTGATGTACACTTGGGTGAAGGGACAGACCGACAGCGAGCATCTCTTCGCCCTGTTCCTGGACCACCTGAGCGCGCATGAAAAGCCAACGCCCGACCAAGTGGCGGATGCCTTCGAGGCCATGATCGCCGACCTGAAGAAGCTGATGGCCACACACGCCATCACCGAACCGGCGTATCTCAACATGGTCTACACCGATGGCCGCATCGCCGTGGGCCTGCGCTACGTCACCGACCGCAGTGCCGCACTCACCATGTATTACAGCGAAGGCAAGAAATACATCTGCACGGACAACGTGTGCCAGATGGTGCGGGGTACCGATAAGAAGGAGCACGCGGCGATGATCGTCTCGGAAAAGCTCACCGATGTGGCCGATGATTTTATCGAGGTGCCAGCGCATCACTTTGTGCTGGTGGATGCGGATCTGATCGTGAAGGTGCGGGCGGTGGTGGGGTAG
- a CDS encoding VOC family protein, which produces MGSTASNSISAAMKKFTALKDYVTWFEIPAYDMERAKAFYDHVYHIRMETSRTGDFAMAYFPADQGIGGAVVQGPGCLPNDTGALIYLNAGSNLEMLLGRVAEAGGRVIMGRTLISEDSGWFALFIDTEGNRLALHERPAAKSAVPKAKRAAKRPTTRKPAAKKAAAKKVAKKK; this is translated from the coding sequence ATGGGAAGCACAGCAAGCAACAGCATCAGCGCTGCCATGAAGAAGTTCACGGCCTTGAAGGACTACGTGACCTGGTTCGAGATACCGGCCTACGACATGGAACGCGCCAAGGCCTTTTACGATCACGTATATCACATCCGTATGGAGACCTCCCGTACGGGTGATTTCGCCATGGCGTATTTCCCTGCCGACCAAGGCATCGGTGGTGCCGTGGTGCAAGGCCCGGGCTGCCTGCCGAACGATACCGGCGCATTGATCTACCTGAACGCGGGTTCAAACCTGGAGATGCTGTTGGGCCGCGTGGCCGAGGCCGGTGGCCGCGTGATCATGGGCCGCACGCTCATCAGCGAGGATTCGGGCTGGTTCGCACTGTTCATCGATACGGAAGGGAACCGTTTGGCCTTGCATGAGCGTCCCGCAGCGAAGTCCGCTGTGCCTAAGGCGAAGAGGGCGGCGAAGCGTCCTACTACGCGTAAGCCTGCTGCTAAAAAGGCTGCCGCGAAGAAGGTGGCTAAGAAGAAGTAG
- a CDS encoding ABC transporter substrate-binding protein, whose protein sequence is MLRSTLFTAMLAAFCGCGSPPVADRGEGALHGGVFNFNETQVLRSIFPLTITRVSEQRVASQIYEGLVRFNAKDLSVVPCLAKSWDVDPTGTIYTFHLRDDVRFQDDPIFSDGEGRELTAEDVVHCFTTICQKGAGDQVFWLFQDKVAGADDYNTSGKQDGSVSGIAALDDRTVRITLTRPCPNFLQSIAGSGCWIWPKELPAQYGKDLFRHAVGTGPFRLKVARPEEVIVLERNSNYWGRDEDGGSLPYLDGVRVTLVPDKEKEIAEFLKGRLNMVTELSLESMKVLADSVDPGTGERRFNKLSTPAFAVQFYGFNASKSPFNDLRVRRAFALALDRRTLVDSVLHGIAVLADHGLVPPGLAGYPYDLVPGIPFDPDSARQLMALAGYPDGKGFPRVQLQVNNYGFGYRNVASKAQEMLGKELGVAITVSVVPPKEYYERIERGEALFWREGWVADLPDPENFLALIYGKNAVKDTSLSSSLNTTRYADPRFDALFAKSMTETDEQRRMQDLARAEEIAMRDVPLVPLYHERYIVLLDPKVLDLAVNPMELLDLSRVRFKRPKPHSKVPDTSS, encoded by the coding sequence ATGCTCCGATCGACCCTGTTCACCGCCATGCTTGCCGCCTTTTGCGGTTGTGGAAGTCCACCGGTCGCGGACCGGGGCGAAGGGGCGCTGCACGGCGGGGTGTTCAACTTCAACGAGACCCAGGTGCTGCGTAGCATCTTCCCGCTCACCATCACGCGGGTCTCCGAGCAGCGGGTGGCTTCACAGATCTATGAAGGGCTCGTCCGGTTCAATGCGAAGGACCTTTCCGTGGTACCCTGCTTGGCCAAAAGTTGGGATGTGGATCCCACCGGTACCATCTACACTTTTCACCTGCGGGATGACGTGCGTTTTCAGGACGACCCGATATTTTCCGACGGGGAAGGGCGGGAGTTGACAGCGGAGGACGTCGTGCATTGCTTCACCACGATCTGCCAAAAGGGCGCGGGCGACCAGGTTTTCTGGCTGTTCCAGGACAAGGTGGCCGGTGCGGACGACTACAATACTTCCGGGAAGCAGGACGGCTCCGTTAGCGGGATCGCCGCCTTGGACGACCGCACGGTGCGCATCACGCTTACCCGGCCCTGCCCGAACTTCCTGCAGAGCATCGCGGGATCCGGGTGCTGGATATGGCCGAAGGAGCTGCCCGCGCAGTATGGCAAGGACCTGTTCCGCCATGCCGTCGGCACCGGGCCGTTCCGGCTGAAAGTGGCACGCCCCGAGGAGGTGATCGTGCTGGAGCGGAACAGCAACTATTGGGGCCGGGACGAGGACGGTGGCTCATTGCCATACTTGGACGGTGTCCGGGTGACCTTGGTGCCGGACAAGGAAAAGGAGATCGCCGAGTTCCTCAAAGGGAGGTTGAACATGGTGACGGAACTGTCGCTGGAGAGCATGAAGGTGCTGGCCGATTCGGTGGACCCGGGTACCGGTGAACGGCGGTTCAACAAGCTTTCGACCCCCGCCTTTGCCGTCCAGTTCTATGGCTTCAATGCCTCCAAGTCCCCGTTCAACGATCTGCGTGTCCGCCGTGCGTTCGCCTTGGCGCTGGACCGGCGGACGTTGGTGGACAGTGTGCTGCACGGCATCGCGGTTTTGGCGGACCATGGGTTGGTGCCACCGGGGCTGGCCGGTTATCCTTACGATCTGGTTCCGGGCATCCCGTTCGACCCGGACAGCGCCCGCCAATTGATGGCGCTGGCCGGCTATCCGGACGGCAAGGGTTTCCCCCGGGTGCAACTGCAGGTGAACAACTACGGCTTCGGGTACCGCAACGTGGCGAGCAAGGCACAGGAGATGCTGGGGAAGGAACTGGGTGTTGCGATCACCGTGAGCGTGGTGCCGCCCAAGGAATACTACGAACGGATCGAACGGGGCGAGGCCCTTTTCTGGCGCGAAGGCTGGGTGGCGGACCTGCCGGACCCTGAGAATTTCCTCGCCTTGATCTATGGCAAGAACGCCGTGAAGGACACTTCCCTGTCCTCGAGCCTCAACACCACGCGTTACGCGGATCCGCGCTTCGATGCCCTCTTTGCGAAGTCCATGACGGAGACCGATGAACAACGGCGGATGCAGGATCTTGCCCGCGCGGAAGAGATCGCCATGCGGGACGTTCCGCTCGTGCCTCTGTACCATGAACGGTACATCGTACTGTTGGACCCGAAGGTGCTCGACCTGGCCGTGAACCCGATGGAGCTGTTGGACCTGAGCCGGGTGAGGTTCAAGCGGCCAAAGCCTCACTCGAAAGTGCCCGATACCAGCTCGTAA
- a CDS encoding MarR family transcriptional regulator: MKNKTGPFRAEQAEASSGFLLWQVVSLWQRGISRELAPLGLSHSQFVLLASLTWLRMHGSSVSQRELADHATMDAMTVSTVLRRLEATGHVQRKPHATDTRARDLRVTPKGKAAANKAVHAVEQFDETFFAALGVQRPAFAQGLMQLVKGNK, encoded by the coding sequence ATGAAGAACAAGACGGGACCGTTCCGTGCGGAACAGGCCGAGGCCAGCAGCGGATTCCTATTGTGGCAGGTGGTGAGCCTTTGGCAACGCGGCATTTCGCGTGAACTGGCACCGCTCGGACTTTCCCATTCACAATTCGTGTTGCTCGCAAGCTTGACCTGGTTACGCATGCATGGATCATCCGTAAGCCAGCGCGAACTGGCCGATCACGCAACGATGGACGCGATGACGGTAAGCACCGTGCTGCGCCGCTTGGAGGCAACGGGGCACGTGCAACGCAAACCACACGCGACCGACACCCGTGCGAGGGATCTTCGCGTTACACCGAAAGGGAAAGCGGCGGCGAACAAGGCCGTGCATGCGGTGGAGCAATTCGATGAGACATTCTTCGCCGCGCTGGGTGTTCAGCGGCCTGCCTTTGCACAAGGACTGATGCAGTTGGTGAAGGGGAACAAGTAA
- a CDS encoding ComF family protein, protein MALRKSNILYDLAGVFLPRRCAGCDQGLMGFEQSICSECVDDLPRLRGHDDPLNKVEQVFKGRVRLHAASAFLQFSKDGMVQHMLHRLKYRGDPGVGLELGRRMAEDVMKSPRFADVDVLLAVPLHPRKLKQRGFNQAQVLVDGMREVWPQREVDTGLLRVLNTTTQTKRGRLARWTNVKAAFQLSDPQVLAGAHVLLVDDVVTTGATIEGCALALAEVPGIRISVLACACA, encoded by the coding sequence ATGGCCCTTCGCAAAAGCAACATCCTGTACGACCTGGCCGGGGTTTTCCTGCCCCGGCGCTGCGCCGGATGCGACCAGGGATTGATGGGCTTCGAGCAAAGCATCTGCTCCGAATGTGTGGACGATCTTCCCCGTTTGCGGGGCCACGACGATCCGCTTAACAAGGTGGAACAGGTCTTCAAGGGACGGGTGCGCCTGCATGCCGCGAGCGCTTTCCTCCAGTTCAGCAAGGACGGTATGGTGCAGCACATGCTCCACCGGCTGAAATACCGTGGAGACCCCGGTGTGGGCCTGGAACTCGGCAGACGGATGGCCGAGGACGTGATGAAGAGCCCACGTTTTGCCGATGTGGACGTTTTATTGGCGGTGCCTCTTCACCCCCGGAAGCTGAAGCAGCGCGGCTTCAACCAGGCGCAGGTATTGGTGGACGGCATGCGCGAGGTGTGGCCCCAGCGCGAAGTGGATACCGGCCTGCTCCGCGTGCTGAACACCACAACGCAGACCAAGCGCGGCAGGCTGGCCCGTTGGACGAACGTGAAGGCGGCCTTCCAGCTTTCCGACCCGCAAGTATTGGCCGGCGCGCACGTGCTGCTGGTGGATGATGTGGTGACCACCGGCGCCACGATCGAAGGTTGTGCCTTGGCGTTAGCTGAAGTGCCGGGGATCCGGATCAGCGTGCTGGCTTGTGCGTGCGCGTGA
- a CDS encoding OmpA family protein, with amino-acid sequence MIRTRKTVLPLLAAIAILSACVPARKYEELNTRYKAMQENESSALAKAQQTEAAMKDQQVTLEDLTRRKEMLQRDTLTLGTSLRHMTTQYDKINALNNELLEKYNLLLAGGNNENRKLLTDLEANRLKLQNKEDSLAVLAGSLKDREAKLAELQAELDKKDQAMKALKDRVSQALTGFEGKGLTVTQRDGQIYVSLDNKLLFPSGSTTVDAKGREALSSLAKAIENDKDVNIMVEGHTDTDKVLPGAAYKDNWDLSVLRATSVVRILQESSKIDPKRITAAGKGEYEPADPDDKAKNRRIEVVLAPDLKGLYDLVKEH; translated from the coding sequence ATGATCCGTACACGAAAGACCGTTCTGCCGCTCCTCGCGGCCATCGCCATCCTCAGTGCCTGCGTGCCCGCCCGCAAGTACGAAGAGCTGAACACGCGCTACAAGGCCATGCAGGAAAATGAAAGCTCCGCGTTGGCGAAGGCCCAACAGACCGAGGCCGCCATGAAGGACCAGCAGGTCACCTTGGAGGACCTGACGCGCCGCAAGGAAATGCTCCAGCGCGACACGCTCACCTTGGGCACCAGCCTGCGCCACATGACCACGCAGTACGACAAGATCAATGCGCTGAACAACGAGCTGCTGGAAAAGTACAACCTGCTGCTGGCCGGGGGCAACAACGAGAACCGCAAGCTGCTCACCGACCTCGAGGCCAACCGCCTGAAGCTCCAGAACAAGGAGGATTCACTGGCAGTGCTGGCCGGTTCCTTGAAGGACCGCGAGGCCAAATTGGCTGAGCTGCAGGCGGAGTTGGACAAGAAGGACCAGGCCATGAAAGCGCTGAAGGACCGCGTGAGCCAAGCACTGACCGGTTTCGAGGGGAAGGGATTGACCGTGACCCAGAGGGACGGGCAGATCTACGTAAGCTTGGACAACAAGCTGCTATTCCCCAGCGGAAGCACCACGGTGGACGCCAAGGGCCGTGAGGCATTGAGCAGTTTGGCCAAGGCGATCGAAAACGACAAGGATGTGAACATCATGGTGGAAGGCCATACGGACACCGACAAGGTGCTGCCGGGTGCGGCCTACAAGGACAATTGGGACCTCAGCGTCCTACGGGCCACCAGTGTGGTGCGCATCCTTCAAGAAAGCTCCAAGATCGACCCCAAGCGCATCACCGCGGCCGGCAAAGGCGAATACGAGCCTGCCGACCCCGACGACAAAGCCAAGAACCGCCGCATCGAGGTCGTGCTGGCACCGGACCTGAAGGGGCTGTACGATCTGGTGAAGGAGCACTGA
- a CDS encoding carbon-nitrogen hydrolase family protein, whose amino-acid sequence MKPFSIAGIQMRVSASYSNVEAMKLKLNILMNLYPWVDMVVYSELCAYGPLTHHSLARIEDFEEPMQELARKHKVWLLPGSVFHTVEGKIYNTASVIDPDGNVVTRYRKMFPFYPYEVGVTPGHEFCLFDVPEVGRFGVSICYDMWFPETTRTLAVQGAEVILHPTLTGTIDREIELSIVRASAAINQCYIFDINGLDTGGSGRSIICGPEGRVMYQAQNNEEMIPIEINLEKVRRSRELGLLRLGQPLKSFRDHLGDFDIYWKNAPKPYLDSLGPLIKPQRVKELGDLRIQEEAVGIPGKSAFTSSIPPGGSGSAI is encoded by the coding sequence ATGAAACCCTTCTCCATCGCCGGCATCCAAATGCGCGTCAGCGCCTCCTACAGCAACGTGGAGGCCATGAAACTGAAGCTCAACATCCTCATGAACCTCTACCCGTGGGTGGACATGGTGGTGTACAGCGAACTCTGCGCCTACGGCCCGCTCACGCATCATTCGCTTGCCCGGATCGAGGATTTCGAGGAGCCGATGCAGGAGTTGGCCCGCAAGCACAAGGTGTGGCTGTTGCCCGGCTCGGTGTTCCACACGGTGGAAGGCAAGATCTACAACACGGCGTCCGTCATCGACCCGGACGGCAACGTAGTGACGCGCTACCGGAAAATGTTCCCGTTCTACCCGTACGAGGTGGGCGTCACCCCTGGACATGAATTCTGTTTGTTCGACGTACCGGAAGTGGGCCGTTTCGGGGTGAGCATCTGCTACGACATGTGGTTCCCCGAGACCACGCGCACCTTGGCCGTGCAAGGCGCGGAGGTGATCCTGCACCCCACGCTCACCGGCACTATCGACCGCGAGATCGAGCTGAGCATTGTACGCGCCAGCGCTGCCATCAACCAGTGCTACATCTTCGACATCAACGGGTTGGACACGGGAGGTAGCGGACGCAGCATCATCTGCGGGCCGGAAGGCCGCGTAATGTATCAGGCTCAGAACAACGAGGAGATGATCCCCATCGAGATCAACCTTGAAAAAGTGCGCCGTAGCCGGGAGCTCGGGCTGTTGCGCTTAGGCCAGCCATTGAAGAGTTTCCGCGACCATCTGGGCGATTTCGACATTTACTGGAAGAACGCGCCGAAGCCGTATCTTGACAGCCTCGGTCCTTTGATCAAGCCACAACGGGTTAAAGAGCTCGGCGACCTGCGTATCCAGGAAGAAGCGGTCGGGATCCCGGGCAAGTCGGCATTCACCTCCTCCATACCTCCGGGCGGGTCGGGATCAGCAATTTGA
- a CDS encoding aspartate aminotransferase family protein — MTEEVTKSQELISRRKAAIPNGVGMFNHATAVKAEGAIITDADGRELIDFAGGIGVVNAGHCPPPVVKAIQEQAAKFLHVSFNVASYEPYIALCEKLNTILPHGKATKTMLVSTGAEAVENAVKIARQATGRQGVLCFTDAFHGRTLMAMTLTSKVGYKPNSGPFAPEVYRTQFPNFYRYGAGRSEAAFVKDELHRLHELSHNTVAPENLAAVIVEPVQGEGGFNVIPKEYLKGLRKWCDQHGILLILDEIQSGFGRTGAWSAFEQLGVMPDISTWAKSLGSGLPIAAVVGRAEVMDAAGPSSIGGTYIGSPVSCAAALATIKYMEEIDINAKGRHVGEVIRKRFEKMQAKHKCIGDVRGLGAMMAMEFVQDGDPQKPDADTCGKLMAACAKRDLIVINAGTEKNIIRVLCPLVISDELLKKGLDIMEEELAAIVG; from the coding sequence ATGACCGAAGAAGTGACCAAGAGCCAAGAGCTCATCTCCCGCCGCAAAGCCGCCATCCCGAACGGGGTCGGCATGTTCAACCACGCCACCGCCGTGAAGGCCGAAGGGGCCATCATCACCGACGCGGACGGCCGCGAGCTGATCGATTTCGCCGGTGGCATCGGCGTGGTGAACGCGGGACATTGCCCACCGCCCGTGGTGAAGGCCATCCAAGAGCAGGCCGCGAAATTCCTGCATGTCAGCTTCAACGTGGCCAGCTACGAGCCGTACATCGCGCTCTGCGAAAAGCTGAACACTATACTTCCGCACGGCAAGGCCACTAAGACCATGTTGGTCAGCACCGGCGCGGAAGCCGTAGAGAACGCCGTGAAGATCGCGCGACAGGCCACCGGTCGCCAAGGTGTGCTCTGCTTCACCGATGCTTTCCACGGCCGCACGCTTATGGCCATGACGCTTACCAGCAAGGTGGGCTACAAGCCGAACAGCGGGCCGTTCGCTCCGGAAGTGTACCGCACGCAGTTCCCGAATTTCTACCGCTATGGCGCGGGCCGCAGCGAGGCGGCGTTCGTGAAGGACGAGCTGCATCGCTTGCACGAATTGTCGCACAACACCGTGGCACCGGAGAACCTCGCAGCAGTGATCGTGGAGCCGGTGCAGGGCGAAGGCGGCTTCAACGTGATCCCGAAGGAATACTTGAAGGGCCTGCGGAAGTGGTGCGACCAGCACGGCATCCTGCTGATCTTGGACGAGATCCAGAGCGGCTTCGGGCGCACGGGTGCATGGAGCGCATTTGAGCAGCTGGGCGTGATGCCCGACATCAGCACCTGGGCGAAAAGCCTCGGCAGCGGCCTGCCCATCGCAGCAGTGGTGGGTCGTGCGGAAGTGATGGACGCGGCCGGCCCCAGCAGCATCGGCGGCACCTACATCGGAAGTCCGGTGAGTTGTGCGGCGGCGCTGGCCACCATCAAGTACATGGAGGAGATCGACATCAACGCAAAAGGACGGCATGTGGGCGAAGTGATACGCAAGCGCTTCGAGAAGATGCAGGCGAAGCACAAGTGCATAGGCGACGTGCGCGGCTTAGGCGCGATGATGGCCATGGAGTTCGTGCAGGACGGCGACCCGCAAAAGCCCGATGCCGACACCTGTGGCAAGTTGATGGCTGCCTGCGCCAAGCGCGACCTCATCGTGATCAACGCCGGCACGGAGAAGAACATCATCCGTGTGCTCTGCCCGCTCGTCATCAGTGACGAACTGCTGAAGAAGGGGTTGGACATCATGGAGGAGGAACTCGCTGCGATCGTCGGGTAA
- a CDS encoding polyketide cyclase yields the protein MWQRTYSITTNQATAAALWDVQADVSNWPALGDDLEWTRIDGPAQVGKEFFLKPKGGPKVRLTIVRCERASAFTDMSHLPLCKMTFAHSFTEVPEGVRIDMELRLNGPLTFLWKKVIGEKQVADFPAHGKALIAAAKKS from the coding sequence ATGTGGCAACGCACCTACTCCATCACCACAAACCAAGCTACCGCCGCCGCCCTTTGGGATGTGCAAGCGGACGTGAGCAACTGGCCCGCTTTGGGCGATGACCTTGAATGGACGCGCATTGATGGGCCCGCACAGGTCGGCAAGGAATTCTTCCTGAAACCGAAAGGTGGCCCGAAAGTCCGGCTCACCATCGTTCGGTGCGAACGCGCATCGGCCTTTACGGACATGAGCCATTTGCCGCTATGCAAGATGACCTTCGCACATTCCTTCACCGAGGTGCCTGAAGGTGTGCGGATCGATATGGAGCTGCGCTTGAACGGGCCTTTGACCTTTCTTTGGAAGAAGGTGATCGGCGAGAAACAAGTGGCGGATTTCCCGGCACACGGCAAGGCGCTGATCGCTGCAGCGAAGAAATCATGA
- a CDS encoding M28 family peptidase, which translates to MKPLGRVALAALLLAPFATQAQTLMPDSQAVRQMRMDVYTLADDSMQGRETGTKGEQMAGAYIVGRFKAIGLTPRGDSTSYLNAFNFAALPRSGPDNSLQLGRNKLKLGDDFYPLGYSANGQVLTRVARCRYGILAPELGRDDFDGVDVKDHAVCMSISSPDGIHPHSKWLAHNDLRSRIDDAIKLGANAIIFYNDDPEKADDPPADFEMKLQSCSVPVVFLTKSGFAKLGQDGDPVVIHTDIIHEEKTGHNVVGFLNNHKPYTVVIGAHYDHLGFGGEGSLYRGEPAIHNGADDNASGVAVLMQLATDLQHMPNAQNNNFLFIAFSGEEKGLYGSNWWTKHPTLVIDSLNYMINMDMVGRLDSTNNVAINSIGTSPSWPGITKLKVGDLNIKTSEGGIGPSDHTSFYLQGVPAIHFFTGSEEDYHKPTDDADKVNYPGMLRIARYIEAVITTLNDSAKLAFAKTADSDTSKAPRFSVTLGVVPDYMYDGKGLRIDGVTEDKTAAHAGLKAGDIVIKMGDHEVPDMMGYMKALGMFKKGDKSTVTVIRDGKEMKADIHFQ; encoded by the coding sequence ATGAAACCACTGGGTCGCGTCGCCCTCGCCGCCCTCCTCCTCGCCCCCTTCGCCACGCAGGCGCAAACGCTGATGCCCGACAGCCAAGCCGTGCGCCAGATGCGTATGGACGTATACACCCTCGCTGACGACAGCATGCAGGGCCGTGAGACCGGCACCAAGGGCGAGCAAATGGCCGGAGCCTACATCGTGGGCCGCTTCAAGGCGATCGGCCTCACGCCAAGAGGGGATAGCACCAGCTATTTGAACGCGTTCAACTTCGCCGCGTTGCCCCGCTCCGGCCCGGACAACAGCTTGCAGCTCGGTCGCAACAAACTGAAGCTCGGCGACGACTTCTACCCGCTGGGCTACTCCGCCAACGGACAGGTGCTCACCCGCGTGGCCCGCTGCCGCTATGGCATCCTCGCGCCGGAGCTGGGACGTGACGACTTCGATGGCGTGGACGTGAAGGACCATGCCGTATGCATGAGCATCAGCTCGCCGGACGGCATCCACCCGCACTCAAAATGGCTGGCGCACAACGACCTCCGCTCGCGCATTGACGACGCCATCAAGCTCGGTGCCAACGCGATCATCTTCTACAACGACGACCCCGAGAAGGCCGATGACCCGCCCGCCGATTTCGAGATGAAACTACAGTCGTGCAGTGTGCCGGTGGTCTTCCTCACCAAGAGCGGCTTTGCGAAGCTGGGGCAGGACGGCGACCCCGTGGTGATCCACACGGACATCATCCACGAGGAGAAGACCGGGCACAACGTGGTGGGTTTTCTCAACAACCACAAGCCCTACACCGTGGTGATCGGCGCGCACTACGACCACCTTGGCTTCGGCGGTGAGGGCTCGCTCTACCGCGGCGAGCCGGCCATCCACAACGGCGCGGACGATAACGCCAGCGGCGTGGCCGTGCTGATGCAATTGGCCACGGACCTGCAGCACATGCCGAACGCCCAGAATAACAACTTTCTCTTCATCGCCTTTAGCGGCGAAGAGAAAGGACTGTACGGTTCCAACTGGTGGACCAAGCATCCCACCTTGGTGATCGACAGCCTCAACTACATGATCAACATGGACATGGTGGGCCGCTTGGACAGCACGAACAACGTGGCGATCAACAGCATCGGCACCTCGCCGTCGTGGCCCGGCATTACCAAATTGAAGGTGGGCGACCTCAACATCAAGACCTCCGAAGGCGGTATCGGGCCTAGCGATCACACCAGCTTCTACCTGCAGGGCGTGCCCGCGATCCACTTCTTCACCGGCAGCGAGGAGGACTACCACAAGCCGACCGACGATGCCGACAAGGTGAACTACCCGGGCATGCTACGCATCGCGCGCTACATCGAGGCGGTGATCACCACGCTGAACGACAGCGCCAAGCTCGCCTTCGCCAAAACCGCCGACAGTGATACCTCGAAAGCACCGCGCTTCTCCGTGACCTTAGGCGTTGTGCCGGATTACATGTACGACGGCAAGGGCCTGCGCATCGACGGTGTCACAGAGGACAAGACCGCTGCGCACGCGGGGCTGAAAGCCGGTGACATCGTGATCAAAATGGGCGACCATGAAGTGCCCGACATGATGGGCTACATGAAAGCGCTCGGCATGTTCAAGAAAGGCGACAAGTCCACGGTGACGGTGATCCGCGACGGCAAGGAAATGAAGGCCGACATCCATTTCCAATGA
- a CDS encoding NAD(P)H-dependent glycerol-3-phosphate dehydrogenase, with amino-acid sequence MSGKHGTSAERRIAVIGAGSWGTALVKLLTGSQESVGWWVRRQATIDHIVKYGHNPDYTSGAQLDASRLSMGTDIRAVVKGADVVVLAVPSAFLKAAMDQLEPDALKGKTCFSAVKGIVPETNQIVGEYLFEHWGVEKNDLGIICGPCHAEEVALERLSYLTIASQDPEKAKLMGDSLSGRFLKTTLSDDIYGTEYAAILKNVIAVCAGISVGLGYGDNFRAVLVSRAIQEIERFVTAVHPITRDINEPAYLGDLLVTAYSAFSRNREFGAMVGKGYSVKAAQMEMKMVAEGYYAVKCVHEINSKLRVDMPITEATYRMLYERIAPTIEMRLLSDKLA; translated from the coding sequence ATGAGCGGTAAGCACGGTACGTCCGCCGAACGGCGGATCGCGGTGATCGGTGCCGGCTCGTGGGGAACGGCCTTGGTAAAGCTCTTGACCGGCTCGCAGGAAAGCGTGGGCTGGTGGGTGCGCCGTCAAGCCACCATCGACCACATCGTGAAGTATGGCCACAACCCGGACTACACCTCGGGTGCCCAGCTGGATGCCAGCCGCCTCAGTATGGGCACGGATATCCGCGCCGTGGTGAAGGGTGCAGACGTGGTGGTGCTCGCTGTGCCCAGTGCTTTCCTGAAGGCCGCCATGGACCAGTTGGAGCCGGATGCCTTGAAAGGCAAGACCTGCTTCAGCGCCGTGAAAGGCATCGTGCCGGAAACCAACCAGATCGTGGGCGAATACCTCTTTGAGCACTGGGGCGTGGAGAAGAACGACCTCGGCATCATCTGCGGCCCGTGCCATGCGGAAGAAGTGGCGTTGGAACGCTTGAGCTACCTCACCATTGCCAGTCAGGATCCCGAGAAAGCCAAGCTAATGGGTGACTCCCTGAGCGGCCGCTTCTTGAAGACGACGCTCAGCGATGACATCTATGGCACCGAATATGCCGCGATCCTGAAGAACGTGATCGCCGTGTGCGCGGGCATCAGCGTGGGGCTGGGCTATGGCGACAATTTCCGGGCGGTGCTGGTGAGCCGCGCCATCCAGGAGATCGAGCGCTTCGTCACCGCCGTGCATCCGATCACGCGCGACATCAACGAACCGGCCTACTTGGGCGATCTTTTGGTGACGGCTTATTCCGCCTTCAGCCGCAACCGTGAGTTCGGCGCCATGGTGGGCAAGGGCTACAGCGTGAAGGCCGCGCAGATGGAGATGAAGATGGTGGCCGAGGGCTACTACGCCGTGAAGTGCGTACACGAGATCAATAGCAAGCTCCGCGTGGACATGCCCATCACCGAGGCCACGTACCGCATGCTATATGAGCGCATCGCGCCGACGATCGAAATGCGGTTGTTGAGCGATAAGCTGGCGTGA